A window of the Sphaerobacter thermophilus DSM 20745 genome harbors these coding sequences:
- a CDS encoding ComF family protein: MFEGPLRSSIHRFKYRGEYARGRYLGSLLAEAAATALDGVALDLVLPIPLHPRRQRERGFNQAQILAEAVAARLGVPLGQDLLRIVDTRSQVGLDYAGRRANMQGAFRSGPGVRGASVLLIDDVVTTGATMEAAGLALLEAGARHVRGLALARGA; the protein is encoded by the coding sequence GTGTTCGAGGGGCCGCTGCGGTCATCCATCCACCGTTTCAAGTACCGTGGTGAGTACGCCCGGGGGCGGTATCTCGGCAGCCTCCTGGCTGAAGCCGCCGCGACAGCGCTGGACGGTGTCGCCCTGGACCTCGTCCTGCCGATCCCGCTGCACCCCAGACGCCAGCGCGAACGGGGATTCAACCAGGCCCAGATACTGGCCGAGGCCGTGGCTGCGCGCCTCGGCGTGCCTCTTGGACAGGATCTCCTGCGCATCGTCGACACCCGATCTCAGGTCGGCCTGGACTATGCCGGGCGCCGGGCAAACATGCAGGGCGCCTTTCGCTCCGGTCCGGGCGTGCGGGGCGCGTCGGTGCTGCTGATCGACGACGTCGTCACGACGGGCGCCACGATGGAAGCGGCGGGGCTGGCCCTGCTGGAGGCCGGGGCGCGCCACGTCCGCGGCCTCGCCCTCGCACGCGGCGCGTAG
- a CDS encoding M24 family metallopeptidase, which produces MDTTVLARRIEAAQRLLAERGIDFLFVAPSSDLIYLFGYPAHPSERLALLIIPRTGRPQFVVPVLERSRADAQASLVDIRTWEETVQPVDLVGDIVRSVPRPTIAVSDQMWAVFLVRMLEVIPDATFISGTSVLRELRMVKDREELDRLRRAAAMADAAWEEFVATARLTGKTERQAAEELTELRAKHGLEIHGIGICASGPNSAAPHHITGDRVIQPGDTVIFDFGGKYEHYSADVTRTVHIGEPDDEYRRVYDIVLRANEAALAAVRPGVACQDIDRAARKVITDAGYGEYFIHRVGHGLGLDGHEEPYLVEGNTLPLQVGMVFSDEPGIYIPGRFGVRIEDAVVVTEQGGERLNHCSRELTVME; this is translated from the coding sequence ATGGACACGACGGTACTCGCACGGCGGATCGAGGCGGCTCAGCGGCTACTGGCGGAGCGGGGCATCGACTTCCTGTTCGTCGCCCCGTCGTCGGACCTGATCTACCTCTTCGGTTACCCGGCCCACCCAAGCGAGCGACTCGCCCTGCTGATCATCCCGCGCACCGGACGCCCGCAGTTCGTAGTCCCGGTGCTCGAGCGCTCGCGGGCCGACGCCCAGGCCTCACTGGTCGACATCCGTACCTGGGAGGAGACAGTGCAGCCGGTGGACCTCGTGGGCGACATCGTGCGCTCCGTCCCCCGCCCCACCATCGCCGTCAGCGACCAGATGTGGGCCGTCTTCCTGGTGCGGATGCTGGAGGTGATCCCCGACGCGACCTTCATCAGCGGCACCAGCGTGCTGCGGGAACTGCGCATGGTCAAGGACCGGGAAGAGCTGGACCGACTGCGCCGGGCAGCGGCCATGGCCGACGCCGCCTGGGAGGAGTTCGTCGCCACGGCGCGGCTCACCGGGAAGACCGAGCGGCAGGCAGCCGAGGAGCTGACCGAATTGCGCGCCAAGCACGGGCTCGAAATCCACGGCATCGGCATCTGCGCCAGCGGGCCGAACAGCGCCGCGCCGCACCACATCACCGGCGATCGCGTGATCCAGCCGGGCGACACCGTCATCTTCGACTTCGGCGGGAAGTACGAGCATTACTCCGCGGACGTGACCCGCACGGTGCACATCGGCGAGCCCGACGACGAATACCGCCGTGTCTATGACATCGTCCTGCGCGCGAACGAGGCGGCGCTGGCTGCTGTTCGCCCGGGTGTCGCCTGCCAGGACATCGACCGGGCCGCCCGCAAGGTCATCACCGACGCCGGCTACGGCGAGTACTTCATCCACCGCGTCGGCCACGGCCTCGGCCTCGACGGCCACGAGGAGCCCTACCTGGTCGAGGGCAACACCCTGCCGCTCCAGGTCGGCATGGTCTTCAGCGACGAGCCCGGCATATACATCCCCGGCCGCTTCGGCGTCCGGATCGAGGACGCCGTGGTCGTCACCGAGCAGGGCGGCGAGCGCCTCAACCACTGCTCGCGCGAGCTGACAGTGATGGAATAG
- a CDS encoding ABC transporter permease: MQETAARTTVEFQRLARKPESQARIVWRNFRRNRLAVAGGVVVILLYLVAIFATALAPQDYAAFNRGKPLHPPSAEHWFGTDRQTRDVFSRVIVGSRVSLSVGLVSAGMIIVIGVTLGAIAGYFGGLVDNLIMRFTDIMLAIPGFFLLLTAAALFKPGLQTTMIVIGLTSWMSTARLVRGEFLRVKAQDFILAARAIGAPNLRIMVRHVLPNVLAVIIVQLTLWLSFAILLESGLSFLGLGAQPPTPSWGGMLADGRVNMQKAWWETVFPGMAIFLTVLSFNLVGDGLRDAFDPRQRRR, encoded by the coding sequence ATGCAGGAAACCGCGGCTCGCACCACCGTCGAGTTCCAGCGGCTCGCCCGGAAGCCGGAGTCGCAGGCCCGGATCGTCTGGCGCAACTTCCGGCGAAACCGCCTGGCGGTCGCCGGAGGTGTGGTCGTCATTCTCCTCTATCTGGTGGCTATCTTCGCTACCGCGCTGGCGCCCCAGGACTATGCGGCCTTCAACCGCGGCAAGCCACTCCATCCTCCCAGCGCTGAACACTGGTTCGGCACCGACCGGCAGACGCGGGATGTCTTCAGCCGGGTCATCGTTGGTTCGCGGGTCTCGCTCTCCGTGGGCCTCGTCTCAGCGGGAATGATCATCGTCATCGGGGTGACCCTCGGCGCGATCGCCGGGTACTTCGGCGGCCTGGTGGACAACCTCATCATGCGCTTCACCGACATCATGCTCGCCATCCCCGGCTTCTTCCTCTTGTTGACTGCGGCTGCCCTCTTCAAACCAGGCTTGCAGACAACCATGATCGTCATCGGACTGACCTCGTGGATGAGCACCGCCCGGCTTGTCCGCGGCGAGTTCTTGCGGGTCAAAGCACAGGACTTCATCCTGGCCGCGCGGGCCATCGGCGCGCCGAACCTCCGTATCATGGTGCGCCACGTCCTCCCCAACGTCCTCGCCGTCATCATCGTCCAGCTCACGCTCTGGCTGAGCTTCGCCATCCTGCTGGAGTCCGGCCTGTCGTTCCTGGGACTCGGCGCCCAGCCGCCGACGCCCTCCTGGGGCGGCATGCTGGCTGACGGCCGGGTGAACATGCAGAAGGCCTGGTGGGAGACCGTCTTCCCGGGCATGGCCATCTTCCTCACCGTGCTCAGCTTCAACCTCGTGGGCGACGGCCTGCGCGACGCCTTCGACCCCCGCCAGCGCCGCCGGTAG
- a CDS encoding ABC transporter permease yields the protein MSASTRNYIVRRILLLFPLLVGLSMVVFTIIHLAPGDPALAFVSEQSFDPTVVEQVRKNLGLDKPLPVQYGIWASKVARFDFGTAYTFNRKPVITLIGERLSNTVKLQALAISISLAVAIPLGIISARRQYSLVDNLATGGAFLGLALPDFWLALMLQLFFAVRLGWLPASTAGPEAEGFVEKLSYFVLPATVLAIPTIAIFTRFMRSSMLEVIHQDYITTARAKGLAERAVVFRHALRNAFVPMVTVVGNQLPRLLSGSVIVEAVFAWPGLGHLGYQAILQRDYPVILALTLLTGAAILVINVIVDVLYAILDPRITFS from the coding sequence GTGTCAGCGAGTACGCGCAACTACATCGTGCGGCGCATCCTTCTGCTGTTCCCGCTCCTGGTCGGGTTGAGCATGGTGGTGTTTACCATCATCCACCTGGCGCCGGGCGATCCCGCGCTGGCCTTCGTCTCCGAGCAGTCGTTCGACCCGACGGTAGTGGAGCAGGTTCGCAAGAACCTCGGGCTCGATAAGCCGCTCCCGGTCCAGTACGGCATCTGGGCCTCGAAGGTGGCCCGCTTCGACTTCGGCACGGCCTACACGTTCAACCGGAAGCCGGTCATCACCCTGATCGGGGAACGTCTCTCCAACACGGTCAAACTCCAGGCTCTCGCGATCAGCATCTCACTCGCCGTGGCGATACCGCTGGGGATCATCTCCGCCCGGCGTCAGTACTCGCTGGTTGACAACCTGGCGACCGGCGGCGCCTTCCTCGGCCTCGCCCTGCCGGACTTCTGGCTGGCCCTCATGCTTCAGCTCTTCTTCGCGGTGCGGCTCGGCTGGCTCCCTGCCTCGACCGCCGGCCCGGAGGCCGAAGGGTTCGTCGAGAAGCTGTCCTACTTCGTTCTCCCGGCGACCGTGCTGGCGATCCCGACCATCGCCATCTTCACCCGCTTCATGCGCTCCAGCATGCTGGAGGTGATCCATCAGGACTACATCACGACGGCACGCGCGAAAGGGCTGGCGGAGCGCGCGGTGGTCTTCCGCCACGCGCTAAGGAATGCCTTCGTGCCGATGGTCACCGTGGTGGGGAACCAGCTCCCGCGGCTGCTCAGCGGGTCAGTGATCGTGGAGGCCGTCTTCGCCTGGCCGGGGCTCGGCCACCTTGGCTACCAGGCCATCCTACAGCGGGACTACCCGGTGATCCTGGCTCTGACGCTGCTCACCGGCGCCGCCATCCTGGTCATCAACGTGATCGTCGACGTCCTGTACGCCATCCTTGACCCGCGGATTACCTTCTCGTAG
- a CDS encoding ABC transporter substrate-binding protein — MARRISQERAETIVRQFYRLEEYFGRQGVSRRQLLRLIAQGSAAATVLPVLVACGAASDNDVAEATAPAGGSTTATSVPGSPTTGGTQPPSGSGSRGGTIIIGTLGEAQTINPLLVNETEGTWRCRMMFGEFVQLDPETLKPVPGIAKEWTVSDDGREYTFTIQDGVTFSDGTPLTAADIEFTLHALLKKETASPHLARFLPIAGAQAYNEGTADSVSGIQVVDDKTIKITTEEPFAAFLVNLRHLRPLPKHLLEGKDLREDPFFQNPVGAGPFAFQSWSTGQDFVAVRNEYYWEEGKPYLDGFTHRVIPDAQTLVISLQTGQIHGTDYAQPTQAEELNQEENLVVLTVPPGKDINGWSFGQNHNEALRDKRIRRAIAMALDTETFASDFLLGLGTPANGPIARGSWAYHEGLEPIPYDPAEAKRLVEEAGATGLTLTFTTNAGNHLREDWLTFTQQSLAEIGINVQPDLKEWSQVVEAGTQGTFDVICPTWAGATYDPDELFDALGTGKARNVFGYSNPEFDEVMQQGRTTFDIEERARIYARAQEILLEDVPVFYAWDRPFIYVVTKDYQGYVNNIISLFQDLHNWTRVE, encoded by the coding sequence GTGGCACGCCGTATTTCACAGGAGCGCGCGGAGACCATCGTCCGCCAGTTCTATCGCCTCGAAGAGTACTTCGGCAGGCAGGGAGTCAGCCGCCGGCAACTCCTGCGGCTGATCGCGCAGGGCAGCGCGGCAGCGACCGTCCTGCCCGTCCTTGTCGCCTGCGGCGCAGCGTCCGACAACGATGTGGCCGAGGCCACCGCTCCCGCCGGGGGCAGCACCACGGCCACGAGCGTGCCCGGTTCGCCGACGACCGGTGGCACCCAGCCGCCGTCGGGGAGCGGTTCGCGTGGGGGCACGATCATCATCGGCACGCTCGGCGAAGCCCAGACCATCAACCCCCTGCTCGTCAACGAGACCGAGGGTACCTGGCGCTGCAGGATGATGTTCGGCGAGTTCGTCCAGCTTGATCCGGAAACGCTCAAGCCTGTGCCGGGCATCGCCAAGGAGTGGACCGTCTCCGACGACGGCCGCGAATACACCTTCACCATCCAGGACGGCGTCACCTTCAGCGACGGCACGCCACTCACGGCCGCGGATATCGAGTTCACCCTCCATGCCCTTCTCAAGAAGGAGACAGCCAGCCCGCACCTGGCACGGTTCCTCCCCATCGCCGGTGCCCAGGCCTACAACGAGGGCACGGCCGACTCGGTGAGCGGCATCCAGGTCGTCGACGACAAGACGATCAAGATCACGACCGAAGAGCCCTTCGCCGCCTTCCTGGTGAACCTGCGGCACCTGCGTCCCCTGCCGAAGCACCTGCTCGAGGGCAAGGACCTGCGGGAGGATCCGTTCTTCCAGAACCCGGTCGGCGCCGGTCCGTTCGCCTTCCAGTCCTGGTCCACCGGGCAGGACTTCGTGGCGGTCCGCAACGAGTATTACTGGGAGGAAGGCAAGCCCTACCTCGACGGGTTCACCCACCGCGTGATCCCGGATGCCCAGACACTCGTCATCTCCCTGCAGACGGGCCAGATCCACGGGACCGACTACGCCCAGCCGACCCAGGCCGAGGAGCTCAACCAGGAAGAGAACCTCGTAGTTCTCACGGTCCCACCCGGAAAGGACATCAACGGCTGGAGCTTCGGCCAGAACCACAACGAGGCCCTGCGCGACAAGCGCATCCGCCGCGCGATCGCCATGGCGCTCGACACCGAAACGTTCGCCAGCGACTTCCTGCTCGGTCTGGGGACGCCGGCCAACGGCCCGATCGCCCGCGGGAGCTGGGCCTACCACGAGGGACTGGAGCCGATCCCGTACGACCCGGCCGAGGCAAAGCGCCTCGTCGAGGAGGCCGGTGCCACGGGCCTGACGCTAACGTTCACAACCAACGCCGGCAACCACCTGCGCGAGGACTGGCTCACCTTCACCCAGCAGTCGCTGGCGGAGATCGGTATCAACGTGCAGCCGGACCTCAAGGAGTGGTCCCAGGTGGTCGAGGCGGGAACCCAGGGCACGTTCGACGTGATCTGCCCGACTTGGGCCGGGGCGACCTACGATCCGGACGAGCTCTTCGACGCCCTGGGCACCGGCAAGGCCCGCAACGTCTTCGGCTATTCGAACCCCGAGTTCGACGAGGTGATGCAGCAAGGCCGCACGACCTTCGACATCGAGGAGCGTGCCCGGATCTACGCCCGGGCGCAGGAGATCCTGCTCGAGGATGTCCCGGTCTTCTACGCGTGGGACCGGCCGTTCATCTACGTCGTAACCAAGGACTATCAGGGTTACGTCAACAACATCATCTCCCTGTTCCAGGATCTCCATAACTGGACGAGGGTCGAGTAG
- a CDS encoding M24 family metallopeptidase → MPQLRLSDEEYLRRRRTILERLGERGITGLIAFGPNNVSYFSRFGFIATERPIAYILTRDTSALLVPRLELEHAETFALVDRVTAYPEYPGERHPMEFLKDILVDLGLSRAKIGVDSDGYGRIYGYRGPRVSELLPDAEVITVVDDIEYMQMINSEEELALIRESARWGNLAHTYLQEYCKVGVSETEISMRASYEATQAMIRTLGPEYRPMSWGRAGAHAGFRGQIGKDSAFPHAMTSNARLKPGDVLVTGAGASVWGYGSELERTMIMGEPTPEQERYFNLMLEAQTLALNTIKPGIPCSAVDKEVMRFFKEHNLEENWRHHTGHAKSTLVHEAPFLDVGDHRLIEVGMVFTVEPGIYVPGLGGFRHSDTVAVTPDGIEMITYYPRDLESLTIPI, encoded by the coding sequence ATGCCGCAGTTGCGCCTCAGCGACGAAGAGTATCTGCGACGTCGGCGCACGATACTCGAGCGTCTGGGAGAGCGCGGCATTACCGGGCTGATCGCCTTCGGTCCGAACAACGTCTCGTACTTCAGCCGCTTCGGCTTCATCGCGACCGAGCGCCCGATCGCGTACATCCTGACGCGCGACACCTCGGCGCTGCTGGTGCCCCGCCTCGAGTTGGAGCACGCCGAGACCTTCGCGCTGGTGGATCGCGTCACGGCCTACCCCGAATATCCGGGTGAGCGCCACCCGATGGAGTTTCTGAAGGACATCCTCGTCGACCTCGGGCTAAGTCGCGCCAAGATCGGCGTCGACAGCGACGGCTACGGCCGGATCTACGGCTACCGTGGCCCCCGCGTGAGCGAGTTGCTGCCGGACGCCGAGGTCATCACCGTGGTCGACGACATCGAGTACATGCAGATGATCAACTCCGAGGAGGAGTTGGCGCTCATCCGTGAGAGCGCGCGCTGGGGCAACCTGGCCCACACGTACCTGCAGGAGTACTGCAAGGTCGGGGTCAGCGAGACCGAGATTTCGATGCGCGCGTCGTACGAGGCTACGCAGGCCATGATCCGGACGCTGGGTCCCGAGTACCGGCCGATGTCCTGGGGCCGGGCCGGTGCGCATGCCGGCTTCCGCGGCCAGATCGGGAAGGACTCCGCGTTCCCGCACGCCATGACCAGCAACGCGCGCCTGAAGCCGGGAGATGTCCTCGTGACCGGCGCCGGCGCGTCGGTCTGGGGGTACGGCAGCGAGTTGGAGCGCACCATGATTATGGGCGAGCCGACTCCGGAGCAGGAGCGCTACTTCAACCTCATGCTGGAGGCTCAGACGCTCGCCCTCAACACGATTAAGCCCGGCATCCCCTGCTCGGCCGTCGACAAGGAGGTGATGCGGTTCTTCAAGGAGCACAACCTGGAGGAGAACTGGCGTCATCACACGGGCCACGCCAAGTCCACACTCGTCCATGAAGCGCCGTTCCTGGACGTGGGTGACCATCGGTTGATTGAGGTGGGGATGGTGTTCACCGTCGAGCCGGGGATCTACGTGCCGGGCCTGGGCGGTTTCCGGCACTCCGATACCGTCGCGGTCACGCCCGACGGGATCGAGATGATTACCTACTATCCCCGCGATCTCGAGAGCCTGACTATTCCCATCTAG
- a CDS encoding TIGR03617 family F420-dependent LLM class oxidoreductase — protein sequence MKIETIIPDSAFEQIPALARRLEELGFDGLAQPELKHHPFVALALAAPVTQRLTLATSVAIAFPRSPMVVAYQAHDLQRLSRGRFVLGLGTQVKGHIERRFSTTWDSPGPRLREYVLALRAIWKTWQTGEPLDFQGRFYRFSLMTPEFDPGPIPYHPIPIEIAAVNAYNARLAGEIGDGLRVHPMTTPEYLRDVLWPLVREGAARSGRDLRGFRMVGGGFIATGAGESEVRTAREQARYRIAFYASTRTYLPVLEHHGWAELNPKLRRLIAENRWDQLASVIPDEVLDAFCISGTYDTIAKRVRERLEGLVDVLHVAPPADPLRPDERYLAAIAELKSITPASAMHGNDS from the coding sequence ATGAAGATCGAGACGATCATCCCCGATAGCGCGTTCGAGCAGATCCCGGCGCTGGCGCGACGGCTGGAGGAGCTGGGATTCGACGGCCTCGCGCAGCCGGAGTTGAAGCACCACCCGTTCGTGGCGCTCGCACTGGCGGCGCCGGTGACACAGCGGCTTACGCTGGCCACGTCGGTCGCCATCGCGTTCCCGCGGAGCCCGATGGTGGTTGCCTACCAGGCGCACGACCTGCAACGCCTGTCGCGTGGCCGCTTCGTGCTCGGGCTCGGCACCCAGGTCAAGGGGCACATCGAGCGCCGGTTCAGCACGACCTGGGACTCGCCGGGACCGCGTCTCCGTGAGTACGTGCTGGCGCTGCGGGCCATCTGGAAAACGTGGCAAACCGGGGAGCCGCTCGACTTCCAGGGCCGCTTCTATCGCTTCTCGCTGATGACGCCGGAGTTCGACCCCGGCCCGATCCCGTACCATCCCATCCCGATCGAGATCGCGGCCGTGAACGCCTACAACGCACGACTGGCCGGAGAGATCGGCGACGGGCTGCGGGTCCACCCGATGACGACGCCCGAGTACCTGCGCGACGTCCTCTGGCCGCTGGTGCGGGAGGGGGCTGCCCGGTCGGGGCGCGACCTGCGCGGCTTCCGGATGGTCGGCGGCGGTTTCATTGCCACCGGTGCCGGTGAATCGGAGGTGCGGACCGCCCGCGAGCAGGCGCGCTATCGTATTGCGTTCTACGCCTCGACGCGCACCTATCTGCCGGTGCTGGAGCACCATGGGTGGGCGGAGTTGAACCCGAAGCTGCGTAGGCTGATCGCTGAAAATCGCTGGGATCAGCTCGCCAGCGTCATCCCTGACGAGGTGCTCGACGCCTTCTGCATCAGCGGGACGTACGACACGATCGCCAAGCGTGTGCGCGAGCGCTTGGAGGGGCTCGTAGACGTGCTCCACGTCGCGCCCCCGGCCGATCCGCTGCGGCCCGACGAGCGCTACCTGGCTGCGATTGCTGAGTTGAAGTCGATCACCCCGGCCTCCGCCATGCACGGGAACGACTCATGA